One region of Armigeres subalbatus isolate Guangzhou_Male chromosome 3, GZ_Asu_2, whole genome shotgun sequence genomic DNA includes:
- the LOC134223618 gene encoding uncharacterized protein LOC134223618, which produces MSWIKNGILLWPKLSNEKIEKLRESGTEFHGSVKRIPVIIWKKFRNFEAAERAADDLAKTEVSDVEGKKKILKQSVKSKPVDSKDYNAMFAAIADPLSSIQKPTAGAKKHFDTMDVVTGEMCKQKRQEIIHPLPGESIFKRPSTPSISMAFQYKQPSTSKFVAQDNAATISQQVVIQQPLTQVLIPPGNMSPGSQAPQSSSSQSSIPTLKVTQPVAGPSGIKNAPLTQYQISPTPYSVVSLGQSQHETSDEQPKTVVLESIPSQAMQQEIEPIYCSENGIIYLTNTEEQQSNLENHVLTDNDGAITYADLKKDLQQFIQNSVKAAVEECFQTHFTRMTALVEMQARSTTTTSEPSDHPVEQHARINNEVELHDWNVKLRNEELCSQYLQYFTRIIPPNSYESNGNNACYTIVDCLFTRDFWNNFTWTGISRGEKSKRGFREFGNILQLLLKLVRIGDPTYTAQKLEVFCRTRLFRYSKSRCTNQRLRKSSCRPTRKRKEIIKKKNDNLNDMTHHEEEPNDSSDHTEPFNSSQGEMDPDTTFEHDADIELDDADDQMETNEVSLE; this is translated from the exons ATGTCCTGGATAAAAAACGGTATTTTGTTGTGGCCAAAGCTCTCAAATGAAAAAATTGAGAAGCTGCGCGAGTCTGGCACTGAGTTCCACGGCTCGGTTAAACGCATTCCCGTGATTATTTGGAAAAAGTTTCGGAACTTTGAGGCGGCTGAAAGAGCAGCGGACGACTTGGCGAAGACAGAAGTTTCAGACGTAGAAggtaaaaaaaagattttgaaaCAAAGCGTCAAGTCAAAACCTGTGGATTCAAAAGATTATAACGCTATGTTTGCAG CCATTGCAGATCCGCTGAGCAGCATCCAAAAACCTACAGCTGGAGCTAAAAAACATTTTGATACCATGGATGTGGTTACTGGTGAAATGTGTAAGCAGAAACGTCAAGAAATCATACATCCGCTACCGGGTGAATCGATTTTCAAGCGACCTTCAACGCCGTCCATTTCCATGGCTTTTCAATATAAGCAACCGTCGACATCGAAGTTCGTTGCGCAGGACAATGCAGCCACTATATCTCAGCAAGTTGTAATCCAGCAACCATTGACACAAGTTTTGATACCGCCAGGAAATATGTCACCTGGGTCGCAGGCCCCTCAATCATCGTCATCACAAAGCTCCATACCTACTTTGAAAGTGACGCAGCCAGTGGCGGGACCGTCAGGAATTAAAAATGCTCCTTTGACCCAATACCAAATCAGCCCAACACCCTATTCTGTTGTGTCTCTGGGACAATCTCAACACGAAACATCGGATGAACAACCAAAGACAGTAGTTTTGG AATCGATTCCGTCCCAGGCGATGCAGCAGGAGATAGAGCCTATTTATTGCTCTGAAAACGGAATAATCTATTTGACGAATACCGAGGAACAACAATCTAAtttggaaaaccatgttcttaCAG ATAATGACGGAGCAATAACTTATGCGGACTTGAAAAAGGATTTACAGCAATTCATCCAAAACAGTGTTAAGGCTGCGGTAGAGGAGTGTTTTCAAACTCATTTCACTCGCATGACTGCACTGGTGGAAATGCAAGCGCGATCTACTACTACAACATCCGAACCTTCTGACCACCCGGTGGAACAACATGCTCGAATCAACAATGAAGTTGAGCTCCACGACTGGAATGTGAAACTACGTAATGAAGAACTATGTAGCCAATAT ctaCAGTATTTCACACGCATCATCCCCCCAAATTCATATGAAAGCAACGGAAATAATGCGTGCTACACGATTGTTGATTGTCTGTTTACACGGGACTTCTGGAATAACTTCACATGGACCGGAATCAGTCGCGGCGAGAAATCCAAAAGGGGTTTTAGAGAATTTGGCAATATTCTACAGTTGCTACTTAAGCTAGTTCGTATTGGCGACCCCACATATACAGCTCAGAAGTTAGAAGTATTCTGCAGAACACGTTTGTTCAGATACAGCAAATCGAGATGCACAAACCAAAGACTACGTAAGTCATCATGCCGTCCAACTCGTAAACGCAAGGAGattataaaaaagaaaaacgataATCTGAATGATATGACTCATCACGAAGAAGAACCTAATGATTCAAGTGACCATACGGAGCCCTTCAACAGCAGCCAAGGAGAAATGGATCCAGATACAACATTTGAACATGACGCTGATATCGAGCTAGATGATGCTGATGACCAAATGGAGACCAACGAAGTTTCTTTGGAATGA